CTCCTCGTGCTCGACCTCGGGCTCCCCCGCCGGGACGGGTTCGAGGTGCTCGCCCAGCTGCGCAGCGAGGGGGTGACCACCCCCGTGGTCGTGCTGACCGCCCGGGACTCCGTCACCGACACCGTGAGCGCGCTGGAGGGCGGGGCCAACGACTACATGACCAAGCCGTTCCAGTTCGCCGAGCTGCTGGCCCGGATCCGGCTGCGGGTCCGTGACGAGGGACCCACCACCCCCACCCCCCAGCTCAGCCACCGCGGGCTGGTGCTGGACCTCCACACCCGCCGGGCCCACACCGGGGCCGACGTGGTCGACCTGACCGCGCGGGAGTTCTCGCTGCTGGAGGTGTTCCTGCGCCACCCCGGACAGGTGCTGAGCCGCGAGCAGCTGCTCGGGCACGTGTGGGGCATGGGGTTCGACCCCGCCTCCAACGTGGTCGACGTCTACATCCGCGCGCTGCGCCGCAAGGTCGGCGGGGAGCGCATCGAGACCGTCCGCGGCGCGGGGTACCGACTGCCCTGACCGGGACGCCGGCCGGGGCCGCAGCACACCTGCCTGCGGGATGGGCCGGCGAGGGCCGTCAGGGGGCGCGGGTGTCGCCGCTGGCCCAGGGGGCGCGCGGGTCCAGGCCGATCTCGACCTCCTGGCCGTCGTCGCGGACCTCGACCACCGACCCGGTGCCGAAGGGGCCGGCCCCGGAGGTGACCTCGAGACGCTGGCCGCGGGCGCGCAGGTCGTCCAGCACGTCCCCGTCCACGGACGCGTCGATGCGGACGCGGTCGGCCACCCCGTGCGGGGTGACGCTGTTCGGCTGGGACTGCGTCACCACCCGCGGCGCGGCGACGGCCTCCTCCACGCTGAGCCCGAGCTCGGCGACGCCCAGGAAGTGCTGGGTCTGCACCTGGGCCTGGGTGTCGCCGCCGATGTTGCCGCCCAGCAGCCACAGCCCGTCGGGGGTGGTGGCCATCCAGGGGTTGCCGGTGTAGCGGACCTGGCGCCCGGCCTCGATGTAGTTCGGGCTGGACTCGTCCTCGACGGTCATGTAGCGCATCCGGTTGTTCACCATGATCCCGGTGTCGCCGGCCTGGACGAACTGGTAGCCGGTGCTGGCGGTGACGGCGGCGGCGTTGCCCGCGGAGTCCACCACCTGGAAGGTCGTGGTGTTCTCCAGGCCCGGGTCGACCGGGGCGTCCAGGGAGGCGTCGAGCTCGATCCGCTCCAGCTGGCTGGCCCCGTACGCCGGGTCGAGGAGCTCCTCCACCGGTGCGTCGACGGCCTCCGGGTCGCCGACGAGCTCCTCCCGGTCGGCCATGGCCAGCTTGAGCGCCTCGATCTGCAGGTGCAGCCGGTCGGCCTCGTCCTGCTCGGCCAGCTCGGCCCCGCGCAGGGTGTTGAGGGCCAGCAGCATGGTCATGCCCTGGCTGCTCG
The sequence above is a segment of the Auraticoccus monumenti genome. Coding sequences within it:
- a CDS encoding response regulator transcription factor: MSRILLAEDDPRIASFVEKGLRAAGYATMLAIDGDTALIMARSGGFDLLVLDLGLPRRDGFEVLAQLRSEGVTTPVVVLTARDSVTDTVSALEGGANDYMTKPFQFAELLARIRLRVRDEGPTTPTPQLSHRGLVLDLHTRRAHTGADVVDLTAREFSLLEVFLRHPGQVLSREQLLGHVWGMGFDPASNVVDVYIRALRRKVGGERIETVRGAGYRLP